In the Kribbella sp. NBC_00482 genome, one interval contains:
- a CDS encoding ABC transporter ATP-binding protein yields MSQISGLPGGGGGGGRAMRSLLKDSSVRHHKLSAGTLRRILGFARPYRGHLAAFLGFVALDAATGAVTPLLFKAIIDRGIVPGHAQVVVWLALVVALLAVVNSAITLVERWFSSRIGEGLVYDLRTAVFDHVQQLPVAFFSRTQTGALIQRLNGDVLGAQQAFTSTLSNVVSNLLSVTLVLVAMFVMSWQITLLALVVLPLFVIPARLLAGKLRTATAETYKLNATMAQTMTERFNVAGAVLAKVFGRTEDASRDFAGKAARVRDIGVTTSMYAGIFRVSLTLVAALAVALVYGVGGVFAVEGALGIGTVVALTAYLNRLYGPLTALSNMQVDIMTTLVSFERVLEVLDLPPMVADRKDAKTLPPTAEPSIEFDHVSFHYPSAKEVSLASLESVATLSAETGEEVLKDVTFTVEPGQLVAVVGPSGAGKSTLSSLVSRMYDATGGAVLVGGHDVREVTQASLRAAIGVVTQDSHMYHDTIRANLQLARPDATDDELHQALEAAQIATLVDSLPDGLDTVVGDRGYRLSGGERQRLAIARLLLKSPSIVILDEATAHLDSESEAAVQTALANALVGRTSLVIAHRLSTIRNADVILVLDEGRIQQRGTHDELLAEGGLYADLYATQFAEAA; encoded by the coding sequence ATGTCGCAGATTTCCGGACTTCCGGGTGGGGGAGGGGGCGGCGGCCGCGCGATGCGTTCGCTGTTGAAGGACTCCTCTGTCCGGCATCACAAGTTGTCGGCGGGCACGCTCCGCCGGATCCTCGGGTTCGCCCGTCCGTACCGCGGCCATCTGGCCGCCTTTCTCGGTTTCGTCGCGCTCGACGCCGCCACCGGCGCGGTCACCCCGCTGTTGTTCAAGGCGATCATCGACCGCGGCATCGTGCCGGGCCACGCCCAAGTGGTTGTCTGGCTCGCACTCGTCGTAGCGCTGCTCGCGGTCGTAAACAGTGCGATCACCCTCGTCGAACGCTGGTTCTCGTCGCGGATCGGCGAAGGACTCGTCTACGACCTCCGCACCGCCGTGTTCGACCACGTGCAGCAGCTTCCGGTCGCGTTCTTCAGCCGGACGCAGACCGGCGCGCTCATCCAGCGCCTCAACGGCGACGTGCTCGGCGCCCAGCAGGCGTTCACCTCCACGCTCTCCAACGTGGTCAGCAACCTGCTCAGCGTCACGCTCGTCCTCGTCGCGATGTTCGTGATGTCGTGGCAGATCACGCTGCTCGCCCTCGTCGTACTCCCGCTCTTCGTCATCCCCGCCCGGCTGCTCGCCGGAAAGTTGCGTACGGCGACAGCGGAGACGTACAAGCTGAACGCCACCATGGCGCAGACCATGACCGAGCGCTTCAATGTCGCCGGCGCGGTGCTCGCCAAGGTCTTCGGTCGCACCGAGGACGCCTCCCGCGACTTCGCCGGCAAGGCCGCCCGGGTCCGCGACATCGGCGTCACCACCTCGATGTACGCCGGGATCTTCCGCGTCTCGCTCACCTTGGTAGCAGCGCTCGCGGTCGCCCTCGTGTACGGCGTCGGCGGGGTCTTCGCCGTCGAAGGAGCGCTCGGGATCGGTACGGTCGTCGCGCTGACGGCGTACCTGAACCGTCTCTACGGGCCGCTCACCGCGCTCTCGAACATGCAGGTCGACATCATGACCACGCTGGTCAGCTTCGAGCGGGTGCTCGAGGTGCTCGACCTCCCGCCGATGGTTGCCGACCGCAAGGACGCGAAGACGCTCCCGCCGACCGCGGAGCCGTCGATCGAGTTCGACCACGTGTCGTTCCACTACCCGTCCGCCAAAGAGGTGTCGCTCGCCTCGCTCGAGTCGGTCGCGACGCTGTCGGCCGAGACCGGGGAAGAGGTCCTCAAGGACGTCACGTTCACCGTCGAGCCCGGTCAGCTGGTCGCCGTCGTCGGCCCGTCCGGCGCCGGCAAGTCCACGCTGTCCTCGCTCGTGTCCCGGATGTACGACGCCACTGGCGGCGCGGTCCTGGTCGGCGGTCACGACGTACGCGAAGTCACCCAGGCGTCGCTCCGGGCGGCGATCGGCGTGGTCACGCAGGACTCGCACATGTACCACGACACCATCCGCGCCAACCTGCAGCTCGCTCGCCCGGACGCGACCGACGACGAGCTGCACCAGGCTCTCGAGGCAGCGCAGATCGCGACGCTGGTCGACAGCCTGCCGGACGGTCTCGACACCGTGGTCGGCGATCGCGGATACCGGTTGTCGGGTGGTGAACGTCAGCGGCTCGCGATCGCGCGGCTGCTGCTCAAGTCCCCGTCGATCGTGATTCTCGACGAGGCGACCGCGCACCTCGACTCCGAGTCCGAGGCCGCCGTCCAGACCGCGCTCGCGAACGCGCTGGTCGGCCGTACGTCGCTCGTCATCGCGCACCGTCTCTCCACGATCCGCAACGCCGACGTCATCCTCGTCCTCGACGAGGGCCGCATCCAGCAACGCGGCACCCACGACGAACTCCTCGCAGAGGGCGGCCTGTACGCCGACCTCTACGCAACCCAGTTCGCCGAAGCCGCCTGA
- a CDS encoding glycoside hydrolase family 95 protein produces the protein MRDRMTAAATELTYDAPAADWLEALPLGNGRIGAMWFGGTTQDRIALNDETCWSGSPETTRRLATPIGEVGAGAVERVRAALAAEDVRAAEELAHGFHSGHSQAYLPLGDLLLDFESVGAVTNYRRRLDLDTAVARAEYQVGSVEVSQEVFVSAPAQVLVLRLTATQPLTVTLSLTSQLRATTRAVGDNGLALLATCPSSVAPPHGNAAEPIQYSDGDDHGMNAAAVLRAHTDGTLTPTDSQLTVSNTTELLVVLSTATGYEDPHTAPTRTQDECQQTADAAASTALAQAATLRDEHVRDYQGLFRRSVLTLPTGAELTTDRRLVEAGDDPGLAALIYNFGRYLMISSSRPGGLPTNLQGIWNEHLQPPWSSNYTVNINTEMNYWPAETTSLSECHQPLLDYVQHLAQAGRRTAEHLYGAKGWTAHHNADAWCWTAPVDGNPKWSNWPMAGVWLCRHLWDHYAFTGDREYLNDVWPTLRGAAEFARDWLIELPDGTLGTAPSTSPENEYVEDGKPASVTTSSTMDLSLIADLFDRCAQTAAELNLTDPLIADLTAARKRIPDPKIGSQGQLQEWLADLPEAEPQHRHTSHLIGLHPGDQITPDGTPELAAAAARTLELRGDKSTGWSLAWRISLWARLRDGAAAHRLVRELLTPAADSGTDYVGDGSGLYPNLFCAHPPFQIDGNFGATAGIAEMLLQSHTDELEIFPALPDAWSEGSITGLRARGGVRVDLTWSPDAANAVLTADRDTTVVLRHREQREEVSLAAGVPHTWTITG, from the coding sequence ATGAGAGATCGGATGACTGCGGCCGCCACCGAGTTGACGTACGACGCTCCCGCGGCGGACTGGCTGGAGGCGCTCCCGCTGGGCAACGGCCGGATCGGCGCGATGTGGTTCGGCGGCACCACGCAGGACCGGATCGCCCTGAACGACGAAACCTGCTGGTCCGGCAGCCCCGAGACAACCCGCCGCCTCGCAACTCCAATCGGTGAGGTTGGGGCGGGTGCGGTTGAGCGGGTTCGCGCCGCGCTGGCGGCGGAGGATGTGCGCGCGGCTGAGGAGCTTGCGCACGGGTTTCACAGCGGTCATTCGCAGGCGTATCTCCCGCTCGGCGACCTGCTGCTGGACTTCGAGTCCGTCGGTGCGGTCACGAACTACCGGCGCCGGCTCGACCTGGACACCGCGGTCGCCCGCGCCGAGTACCAGGTCGGCAGCGTCGAGGTCTCGCAGGAGGTCTTCGTCAGCGCCCCCGCACAGGTATTGGTCCTACGTCTGACCGCCACGCAGCCGCTCACGGTGACGCTCAGCCTCACCTCGCAGCTCCGCGCGACCACGCGGGCCGTCGGCGACAACGGGCTAGCACTGCTAGCCACCTGTCCGTCGTCCGTCGCCCCGCCCCACGGCAACGCCGCCGAGCCGATCCAGTACTCCGACGGCGACGACCACGGCATGAACGCGGCCGCCGTACTGCGTGCGCACACCGACGGCACCCTCACGCCGACGGACAGCCAACTGACCGTCAGCAACACCACGGAACTCCTGGTAGTCCTCTCCACAGCCACCGGCTACGAGGATCCCCACACCGCCCCAACCCGCACCCAGGACGAATGCCAGCAGACGGCGGATGCCGCAGCCAGCACCGCCCTCGCTCAGGCAGCCACGCTGCGCGACGAGCATGTCCGCGACTACCAAGGGCTGTTCCGTCGATCGGTGCTCACTCTTCCTACGGGTGCGGAGCTGACGACCGATCGGCGCCTGGTGGAGGCGGGGGACGATCCGGGGCTGGCCGCGCTGATCTACAACTTCGGGCGCTATCTGATGATCTCCAGCTCCCGCCCCGGAGGTCTGCCGACCAACCTGCAGGGGATCTGGAACGAGCACCTGCAGCCGCCGTGGAGCAGCAATTACACGGTCAACATCAACACCGAGATGAACTACTGGCCCGCCGAGACCACGTCCCTGTCCGAGTGCCACCAGCCCCTCCTCGACTACGTCCAACACCTCGCCCAAGCAGGACGCCGTACCGCCGAACACCTGTACGGCGCCAAGGGCTGGACCGCGCATCACAACGCCGACGCGTGGTGCTGGACCGCGCCTGTCGACGGCAATCCGAAGTGGTCGAACTGGCCGATGGCCGGCGTCTGGCTGTGCCGTCACCTCTGGGACCACTACGCCTTCACCGGCGACCGCGAGTACCTGAACGACGTCTGGCCAACCCTCCGAGGCGCCGCCGAGTTCGCACGGGACTGGCTGATCGAACTACCCGACGGCACGCTCGGCACCGCCCCCTCCACCTCACCGGAGAACGAGTACGTCGAAGACGGCAAACCCGCCTCGGTCACGACCTCGTCGACGATGGACCTGTCGCTGATCGCCGACCTGTTCGATCGCTGCGCGCAGACCGCCGCCGAGCTCAACCTCACCGACCCGCTGATCGCCGACCTGACGGCAGCCCGCAAGCGAATCCCCGACCCGAAGATCGGTAGCCAAGGGCAACTACAGGAGTGGCTGGCCGACCTGCCCGAGGCCGAGCCTCAGCACCGCCATACCTCTCACCTGATCGGCCTGCACCCCGGTGACCAGATCACCCCGGACGGTACGCCGGAACTCGCCGCGGCCGCCGCTCGCACGCTGGAGTTGCGTGGCGACAAGAGCACCGGCTGGTCGCTGGCCTGGCGAATCTCGTTGTGGGCAAGGCTCCGCGACGGCGCCGCCGCCCACCGGCTGGTCCGCGAACTACTCACCCCGGCCGCAGATTCCGGCACCGACTACGTGGGCGACGGTTCCGGCCTGTACCCGAACCTGTTCTGCGCGCACCCGCCGTTCCAGATCGACGGCAACTTCGGTGCGACCGCCGGGATCGCGGAGATGCTGCTGCAGAGCCACACCGACGAACTAGAGATCTTCCCGGCGCTCCCGGATGCGTGGTCCGAGGGCTCGATCACCGGTCTCCGGGCCCGCGGCGGCGTTCGCGTCGACCTCACCTGGTCCCCGGATGCGGCCAACGCCGTACTTACGGCCGACCGCGACACCACCGTCGTACTCCGGCACCGGGAACAGCGCGAGGAGGTGTCTCTCGCCGCCGGGGTTCCGCACACCTGGACAATCACCGGATGA